A genomic stretch from Lathyrus oleraceus cultivar Zhongwan6 chromosome 2, CAAS_Psat_ZW6_1.0, whole genome shotgun sequence includes:
- the LOC127117732 gene encoding mediator of RNA polymerase II transcription subunit 16, translated as MQNMPRPRGADAAGLLLRELDLHPPAEEWHRQNSYVGPWTDLDDEDDASDAPTLLNPLDSNSLENSDIYHEASGLWPRKRRMSERDAAFGLNTSESLGAYLGIMGSRRDVVTAVWKNGLEGVWYKYGVTCLTWLGASYVATGSMDGAVRLWDSRSGECVKVFRGHSEGIQTLSLSANREYLVTASLDHTARVFEVKDFC; from the exons ATGCAGAATATGCCTCGCCCTAGAGGTGCAGATGCCGCTGGTCTTCTACTACGCGAGCTAGATCTCCATCCTCCAGCAGAAGAGTGGCACCGACAAAATTCATATGTTGGACCTTGGACTGATCTAGATGATGAGGATGATGCAAGTGATGCACCAACACTTTTAAATCCACTTGATTCCAATTCATTGGAAAATAGTGATATCTATCATGAAGCCAGTGGCTTGTGGCCAAGGAAGCGCAGGATGTCCGAACGAGATGCAGCTTTTGGGTTGAACACTTCAGAGAGTCTGGGAGCTTATCTTGGTATTATGGGATCTCGAAGAGATGTTGTTACTGCAGTATGGAAGAATGGCCTTGAAGGGGTCTGGTACAAG TATGGAGTAACATGTTTGACATGGCTTGGTGCATCATATGTGGCTACCGGATCTATGGATGGAGCTGTGAGATTATGGGATAGTCGGTCTGGTGAATGTGTCAAAGTGTTCAGAGGACACTCTGAAGGCATTCAAACTCTTTCTTTGTCTGCTAATCGTGAGTACCTTGTCACGGCTTCGTTAGATCATACAGCTCGTGTTTTTGAGGTTAAAGATTTCTGTTAA